One genomic region from Cetobacterium sp. 8H encodes:
- a CDS encoding EpsG family protein, producing MAFYIVAITLLILGLYDVFGQNLKIKERLLKLIVIFLIIFLGTRGLLGWDWYFYYPSFLNETYIYEKGYMIYTAFIAGVYRNYVFYQLITGTIDIIVLYYIFKKYCKFPIMTFAIFFSIQGLQMEVELLRNMKAIILFLISIKYIEERKIFPFLLLNFVGITFHWSALIYLPMYYILNFNYNKKFVVSIFILGSICYIFDIKILASLLEKLEFITSGPLKEKILNYRSILPVENFRGLNLFYFERLILFFIAYFYEKNTILKNSAYIWISIFLFTSELSIVSVRIGILFIYSVWIVFSRGVEIENKKISYSLLSVVLFLCGFRLYNNLNFPGNKINYKYRNAIFNKLDYEKREVELKESKKFLKDSHGKELLIQY from the coding sequence ATGGCCTTTTATATAGTAGCTATAACACTCTTAATTTTGGGCTTATATGATGTATTCGGACAAAATTTAAAAATAAAAGAGAGATTATTAAAGTTAATAGTTATTTTTTTAATTATATTTTTAGGAACTCGAGGTTTGTTAGGGTGGGATTGGTACTTTTATTATCCATCTTTTTTAAATGAAACATATATTTATGAAAAAGGTTATATGATTTATACAGCGTTTATTGCTGGAGTTTATAGAAATTATGTCTTTTATCAACTCATAACAGGAACTATCGATATTATTGTGCTTTATTATATTTTTAAAAAATATTGTAAATTTCCAATAATGACTTTTGCTATATTTTTTAGTATACAAGGACTACAAATGGAAGTAGAACTTTTAAGGAATATGAAGGCAATTATTTTATTTTTAATTTCTATAAAATATATAGAGGAACGAAAAATATTTCCATTTTTATTATTAAATTTTGTGGGAATAACCTTTCATTGGAGTGCTTTAATTTATCTACCAATGTATTATATTTTAAATTTTAACTATAATAAAAAATTTGTTGTAAGTATTTTTATTTTAGGTAGTATTTGCTATATTTTTGATATAAAAATATTGGCAAGTTTATTAGAAAAATTAGAATTTATTACGAGTGGACCACTTAAGGAAAAAATATTAAATTATAGAAGTATACTGCCAGTTGAAAATTTTAGAGGTTTAAACTTATTTTATTTTGAACGACTGATACTATTTTTTATAGCTTATTTTTATGAAAAAAATACTATTTTAAAAAATAGTGCCTATATTTGGATATCAATTTTTTTATTTACTTCGGAACTATCAATTGTTTCAGTCCGAATAGGAATTCTCTTTATATACAGTGTTTGGATTGTATTTAGTAGAGGTGTCGAAATAGAAAATAAAAAAATAAGCTATTCATTATTATCTGTAGTTTTATTTTTATGTGGCTTCAGATTATATAACAATCTAAACTTTCCAGGAAATAAGATTAATTATAAATATAGAAACGCTATTTTTAACAAATTAGATTATGAAAAAAGAGAAGTAGAGTTAAAAGAAAGTAAGAAATTTTTAAAAGATAGCCATGGAAAAGAGCTTCTAATTCAGTATTAA
- a CDS encoding glycosyltransferase, producing the protein MELTIIVPVYNVEQYLRECLDSIYQIKNIKYEVILVNDGSTDSSYKILEEYKNRYSEITKVVAKENGGLSSARNVGIKEAKGEYISFIDSDDIISPAEFEEFFKEGQKLDLDVMVGNMRYLSDGKIGEPLFRSQDIKDFTVGKGTKFFLTLFDGNKCFREEVVDDIYKRDFICENKLYFHDNLIHEDSYFTPMVYLKAKRIKYIDIAFYYYRQRSGSIMSVVTDKSINSLERICYMLLSEYPKTDELGQKALSKLLPSFYKVVLYRYINSGREYKEKLKNYRNIFKEVNAIKNKNIEEILVYLSPRLVNFLRKIIGKGIGCKQKIPKF; encoded by the coding sequence ATGGAACTTACAATAATAGTACCAGTTTATAATGTAGAACAGTATTTAAGAGAGTGTTTAGACAGTATATATCAAATAAAAAATATAAAGTATGAAGTAATTTTAGTAAATGATGGTTCTACTGATTCGAGTTATAAAATTTTAGAAGAATATAAAAATAGATATAGTGAAATAACAAAAGTAGTAGCTAAAGAAAATGGTGGATTATCATCAGCTAGAAATGTTGGAATAAAAGAAGCTAAAGGCGAGTATATTTCATTCATAGATAGTGATGATATTATTTCTCCTGCTGAGTTCGAAGAGTTCTTTAAAGAGGGACAGAAGCTTGATTTAGACGTTATGGTCGGAAATATGAGATATCTATCAGATGGGAAAATAGGAGAGCCACTTTTTAGATCACAAGATATAAAAGATTTTACTGTTGGAAAAGGAACAAAGTTCTTTTTAACTTTATTTGATGGAAATAAATGTTTTAGAGAAGAGGTTGTAGATGATATCTATAAAAGAGACTTCATATGTGAAAACAAGCTTTATTTTCATGACAATTTAATACATGAAGATAGCTATTTTACTCCGATGGTGTATTTAAAAGCTAAAAGAATTAAGTATATCGATATCGCATTTTATTATTATAGACAAAGAAGTGGAAGCATAATGAGTGTAGTTACAGATAAAAGTATAAACTCATTGGAAAGAATTTGTTATATGCTTTTAAGTGAGTACCCAAAAACAGATGAATTAGGACAAAAGGCACTTTCAAAGCTATTACCAAGTTTTTACAAGGTAGTTCTGTACAGATATATTAATTCAGGAAGAGAATATAAGGAGAAATTAAAAAACTATAGAAATATTTTTAAAGAAGTAAATGCAATTAAAAATAAAAATATAGAAGAAATATTAGTTTATTTATCTCCAAGATTAGTAAATTTCTTACGAAAAATTATAGGAAAAGGAATTGGATGTAAACAAAAAATACCTAAATTTTAG
- a CDS encoding glycosyltransferase encodes MKILHVITSLELGGAEKLLLDLIPAQKKQGIDVELLVLDLNGEVFLDEYKKRGIKIYVPEVNNKKSYKNIFQIARIIKEGKYDIIHTHLIHSQIWVSLARYMAKEPIYMTTEHSTHNRRRESSIFKILDKFIYSAYEKIIAISEATARELINWTGVSLKKIEIVSNGVSLRSFMGKARERKGNKIIMVSRFHKSKDHITVLRALAKLPKEYTLTFVGEGETEESVKREALMLNLGDRVQFLGYSNSVAALLKRHDIAIQSSNFEGFGISALEAMASGTPIVATNVEGLANVVDDAGLLFELGNVQDLVDKIKLLEDPSFYFQKSKDGIKNSLKYSIETTAKKYIEIYKGE; translated from the coding sequence ATGAAAATATTGCATGTTATAACTTCATTAGAATTAGGTGGAGCTGAAAAACTACTATTAGACTTAATTCCAGCTCAAAAAAAGCAAGGTATTGATGTTGAGTTATTAGTATTAGATTTAAATGGTGAAGTTTTTTTAGATGAATATAAAAAAAGAGGAATAAAAATTTATGTACCAGAAGTTAATAATAAGAAAAGCTATAAAAATATATTTCAAATTGCTAGGATAATAAAAGAGGGAAAGTATGATATTATTCATACTCATCTTATACACAGCCAGATTTGGGTGAGTTTAGCAAGGTATATGGCCAAAGAACCAATATATATGACAACAGAGCATAGTACACATAATAGAAGAAGAGAATCATCTATTTTTAAAATTCTAGATAAATTTATTTATTCAGCATATGAAAAGATAATTGCTATATCTGAGGCAACAGCTAGAGAGTTGATAAATTGGACAGGAGTTAGTTTAAAGAAAATAGAGATTGTTTCAAATGGAGTTTCACTGAGAAGTTTTATGGGAAAAGCAAGAGAGAGAAAAGGAAATAAAATAATAATGGTTTCAAGATTTCATAAATCAAAGGATCATATAACTGTTTTAAGAGCTCTAGCTAAATTACCTAAAGAATATACCTTAACCTTTGTTGGGGAAGGAGAAACAGAAGAAAGTGTAAAAAGAGAAGCTTTAATGCTGAACTTAGGAGATAGAGTTCAATTTTTAGGTTATTCAAATTCGGTAGCTGCTCTTTTAAAAAGGCATGATATAGCTATACAATCCTCTAATTTTGAAGGTTTTGGAATAAGTGCTTTAGAAGCGATGGCTTCAGGAACACCTATAGTAGCAACAAATGTTGAAGGATTAGCTAATGTCGTTGATGATGCAGGTCTGTTGTTTGAGCTAGGAAATGTTCAAGATTTAGTAGATAAAATAAAATTATTAGAAGACCCAAGTTTTTATTTTCAAAAGAGCAAGGATGGAATTAAAAATAGTTTGAAATACTCGATAGAAACTACTGCAAAAAAATATATAGAGATTTATAAAGGAGAGTAG
- a CDS encoding zf-TFIIB domain-containing protein has translation MKKIIITCPKCKSKMKIMDKVAKYRCPNCKEIYKFNHFKKFIRTITGFFEGIFQTFKDIKQNFITKYRNTKATYNYMKQMKQNMKNNPNWSNYHREQAEEKKMKQAQKPKFWDKFKK, from the coding sequence ATGAAAAAAATTATTATTACCTGCCCTAAGTGCAAGAGTAAAATGAAAATTATGGATAAAGTTGCTAAATACAGATGTCCTAACTGTAAAGAAATCTATAAATTCAATCATTTTAAAAAATTTATCAGAACAATTACAGGATTTTTTGAGGGAATATTTCAAACTTTTAAAGATATAAAACAAAATTTTATAACAAAGTATAGAAATACCAAAGCAACTTATAACTATATGAAGCAAATGAAACAAAATATGAAAAATAATCCAAATTGGTCAAATTACCATAGAGAACAAGCCGAAGAGAAAAAAATGAAACAGGCTCAAAAACCTAAATTTTGGGACAAATTTAAAAAGTAA
- a CDS encoding sugar transferase, with protein MLRVFYIGILGIIFSVLTNIFTLTSEMSFIGYLVFFFIILSLYLFDLMNFDAPSYSLKNYLTVLGINFIFFLVWFLVSWELWLIVFFMIFVSSVVFLRLVINLSVYNVKPVTIYGIGELKLNLEKSLEKLEGYRYIVFSGNIDDLEQFVKNNKIKLLLLGKLKLEDKEIETILKIKLRDTNVMGYLDYMLDIEKKIEVSYISKEWLLNAYGFEILRSKIQNKIKRVFDIGMSIIIGILTFPVMIVAAIIVKLESPGDVIYSQARVGENEKEFMVYKFRSMRQDAEKDGAKWAQKNDPRVTKFGNFMRKTRIDELPQLLNVIRGDMSFIGPRPERMVFIKELEKQIPYYGLRHMVKPGLTGWAQVMYPYGATVEDAKCKLEYDLYYIKCYSLYLDIIILFKTLKTVVFGKGR; from the coding sequence ATGTTGAGAGTCTTTTATATAGGTATTTTAGGAATAATCTTTTCAGTTTTAACAAACATTTTTACACTTACTTCAGAAATGAGTTTTATAGGATATTTGGTATTCTTTTTTATAATACTAAGTTTATATTTATTTGACTTAATGAATTTTGATGCTCCAAGTTATTCTTTAAAAAATTATTTAACAGTACTTGGAATAAATTTTATATTTTTCTTAGTTTGGTTTTTAGTAAGTTGGGAGCTTTGGTTAATTGTATTTTTTATGATATTTGTATCAAGTGTTGTTTTTTTAAGATTAGTTATAAACTTATCTGTCTATAATGTTAAACCTGTTACAATTTATGGGATTGGAGAATTAAAACTTAATTTAGAAAAAAGTTTAGAAAAATTAGAGGGATATAGATATATTGTTTTTTCAGGAAATATAGACGATTTAGAACAATTTGTAAAAAATAATAAGATAAAATTACTTTTACTTGGAAAATTGAAGCTAGAAGATAAAGAAATTGAAACAATTTTAAAAATAAAACTAAGAGATACAAATGTTATGGGGTATTTGGATTATATGTTAGATATCGAAAAGAAAATTGAGGTATCTTATATAAGTAAAGAATGGTTATTGAATGCTTATGGGTTTGAAATATTAAGAAGTAAAATTCAAAATAAAATAAAGAGAGTATTTGACATAGGAATGTCTATAATTATAGGGATTTTAACATTTCCAGTGATGATTGTAGCTGCTATAATAGTAAAATTAGAAAGTCCAGGGGATGTTATTTATTCGCAGGCAAGGGTTGGAGAGAATGAAAAAGAATTTATGGTTTATAAGTTTAGAAGTATGAGACAGGATGCAGAAAAAGATGGTGCTAAATGGGCTCAAAAAAATGATCCAAGAGTGACAAAATTTGGAAATTTTATGAGAAAAACTAGAATTGATGAACTTCCTCAACTGTTAAATGTAATAAGAGGAGACATGAGTTTTATAGGCCCTAGACCAGAAAGAATGGTATTTATAAAAGAGTTAGAAAAACAAATTCCATACTACGGATTAAGACATATGGTAAAACCAGGACTAACAGGTTGGGCTCAGGTTATGTATCCCTATGGAGCTACCGTAGAAGATGCAAAATGTAAGTTGGAGTACGATCTATATTATATCAAATGCTATAGCTTATATTTAGATATAATAATACTTTTTAAAACATTAAAAACAGTTGTATTTGGAAAAGGAAGGTAA
- a CDS encoding glycosyltransferase family A protein gives MITVFTPTYNRENTLERLYKSLKNQTSKNFQWVVVDDGSTDKTEDLIKKFIAEDEFKIIYKKVENGGKMRAINIGVSLSTEEYFFIVDSDDFLSEKAIENIEEEAITLPNDFAGLVFRKVEISDDGVIKRANQNFGEDQIDSNPIDIFYNKKILGDKAEIIKTSIMREFPFIEIEGEKFFPEGYIWNQIGERYNLRYIDKGIYYFQYLSEGYTRQFKDIIKKNPKGFKIYYSYMLRKNIPIKNKIKFFIRYLQTVYYDWIKK, from the coding sequence ATGATAACGGTATTTACACCCACTTATAATAGGGAAAATACACTTGAGAGATTATACAAAAGTTTAAAAAATCAAACATCAAAAAATTTTCAATGGGTTGTAGTAGATGATGGATCAACTGATAAAACAGAAGATTTAATAAAAAAATTTATTGCAGAGGATGAATTTAAAATAATTTATAAAAAAGTAGAAAATGGTGGAAAAATGAGAGCTATAAATATAGGAGTTTCCTTATCGACGGAAGAATACTTTTTTATAGTGGATAGTGATGATTTTTTAAGTGAAAAAGCTATAGAAAATATTGAAGAAGAGGCAATAACTTTACCAAATGATTTTGCAGGTTTGGTTTTTAGAAAGGTCGAAATATCAGATGACGGAGTTATAAAAAGAGCAAATCAAAATTTTGGAGAGGATCAAATAGATAGTAATCCAATAGATATTTTTTATAATAAAAAAATCTTAGGAGATAAAGCCGAAATAATAAAGACTTCTATAATGAGAGAGTTTCCATTTATAGAGATAGAAGGAGAAAAATTTTTTCCAGAAGGGTATATTTGGAATCAAATAGGAGAAAGATATAATTTAAGATATATTGATAAGGGAATATATTATTTTCAATATCTTTCAGAAGGATATACTCGACAATTTAAAGATATAATAAAAAAAAATCCAAAAGGTTTTAAAATTTATTATTCATATATGCTAAGAAAAAATATTCCTATAAAAAATAAAATAAAATTTTTTATCAGATATCTACAGACAGTATATTATGATTGGATAAAAAAATAG
- a CDS encoding Crp/Fnr family transcriptional regulator — protein sequence MDELKNLNKFKIFKNIPQNEIEKLLLEINFKIEKLNKNDSFLFRGEELNGMYIVIDGELSAEMLKESGEIQKIENLRHGDIIASAFIFGEKNIIPVDLIALKNTLILHIDKKNLLKLFKLNNLILVNFLDEISNRTQFLSNRIWKNFNKKSIKEKVLDYILENTQGDTVIFKHSIKELSEIFNVSRPSLSRVIGNYVELGILTRIKKNIFKINKKNIDRV from the coding sequence ATGGATGAATTAAAAAATTTGAATAAATTCAAAATATTTAAAAATATACCTCAAAATGAAATAGAAAAACTATTATTAGAGATAAATTTTAAAATAGAAAAATTAAATAAAAATGACTCTTTTTTATTTAGGGGAGAAGAGTTAAATGGAATGTATATTGTTATAGATGGAGAATTAAGTGCTGAAATGCTAAAAGAGAGTGGAGAAATACAAAAGATAGAAAATTTGAGACATGGAGATATAATTGCATCTGCTTTTATTTTTGGTGAAAAAAATATTATTCCTGTGGATTTAATAGCTTTAAAGAATACTTTAATTTTACATATTGATAAAAAAAATCTTTTGAAGTTATTTAAACTTAATAATTTAATTTTAGTTAATTTTCTAGATGAAATTTCAAATAGAACACAATTTCTATCAAATAGAATTTGGAAAAATTTTAATAAAAAAAGTATAAAAGAAAAAGTATTAGACTATATATTAGAAAATACTCAAGGAGATACAGTTATATTTAAGCATTCAATTAAAGAATTGTCAGAAATATTTAATGTTAGTAGACCTTCATTATCTAGAGTTATTGGAAATTATGTTGAGCTAGGAATATTGACTCGAATTAAAAAAAATATTTTTAAAATTAATAAAAAAAACATTGACAGAGTGTAA
- a CDS encoding glycosyltransferase family 4 protein: MKKLKIIFTANVLWDIYIFRYGVIQALIKDGHEVVVVAPKDVRIDFIKELGIRHIPIELSMRGINPIKDLSLLKQLTKIYKNEKPDIIFHYTIKPNIYGTIASKLARIQSIAVLTGLGYSFVQGGLISKIAKLMYKIALTFSKEVWVLNKDDKNTLIEKNIVKENKIFILPGEGVDTRKFAPMKREKNNETIFLMVARAFYDKGFNEYVEAAKIIKEKYPKVKFWFLGALGGDTANGVNELKMQEYVNSGVIEYLGHRKDVNEVINHSDCVVLPSYREGISKVLMEAASMEKPIIATNVTGCKEIIDDEVNGYLVKVKDSKDLALKMEKFIKLDDVSRENLGKNGRKKILKEFDEKIIIEIYRRKLWNLQ, from the coding sequence ATGAAAAAATTGAAAATAATTTTTACTGCAAACGTTTTATGGGATATATATATTTTTAGATATGGAGTTATCCAAGCTTTGATAAAAGATGGACATGAAGTAGTCGTAGTTGCTCCTAAAGATGTAAGGATTGATTTTATAAAAGAGTTAGGGATAAGACATATTCCTATTGAATTGAGTATGCGTGGAATAAATCCGATAAAAGATCTATCACTTTTAAAGCAGCTAACAAAAATATATAAAAACGAGAAACCGGATATAATTTTTCATTATACAATAAAACCAAATATCTATGGAACTATAGCTTCAAAATTAGCTAGAATTCAAAGTATTGCAGTATTAACAGGATTAGGGTACTCTTTTGTGCAGGGTGGACTTATTTCAAAGATAGCAAAATTGATGTATAAAATTGCATTGACATTTTCAAAAGAGGTTTGGGTTTTAAATAAAGATGATAAAAATACATTGATTGAAAAAAATATTGTAAAGGAAAATAAGATTTTTATTCTTCCAGGAGAAGGTGTAGATACTAGAAAATTTGCTCCGATGAAAAGAGAAAAAAATAATGAGACTATATTTTTAATGGTTGCCAGAGCTTTTTATGATAAAGGGTTTAATGAGTATGTAGAAGCTGCTAAAATAATAAAAGAAAAATATCCTAAAGTAAAATTTTGGTTTTTAGGTGCATTGGGTGGAGATACGGCAAATGGCGTAAATGAGCTTAAAATGCAAGAGTATGTAAATTCTGGTGTAATAGAATATTTAGGGCATAGAAAGGACGTTAATGAGGTAATAAACCATTCTGATTGCGTTGTTCTTCCTTCTTATAGAGAGGGTATTTCAAAAGTATTGATGGAAGCCGCAAGCATGGAAAAACCTATAATAGCAACTAATGTTACAGGATGTAAAGAAATAATAGATGATGAAGTGAATGGGTATCTAGTAAAAGTTAAAGATTCTAAGGATTTAGCTTTAAAAATGGAAAAATTTATAAAATTAGACGATGTATCTAGAGAAAATTTAGGTAAAAATGGAAGAAAGAAAATTTTAAAGGAGTTTGATGAAAAAATAATAATTGAGATATATAGGAGAAAATTATGGAACTTACAATAA
- the aroE gene encoding shikimate dehydrogenase translates to MKKFGILGKNISYTFSPVLHKNIFKVYNIDAEYNIYDVKENEISGILNKIKTNEINGINVTVPYKTTIIKYLDELSPEAKIMNAVNCIKLEDGKLKGYNTDYFGLIETFKKMGLLLKNKKVVILGSGGAAKAVNRAVLNLGGIPTIVSRDLVEARLGFKDISVISYSDLLETSGFLLVNATPIGTFPNIESSPVERRVIQNFDFVLDLIYNPKETLFLKIAKQCLKKFENGFYMLVSQGVKSEEIWNDLTLDYSLIYENLITEIYNNQEDFQS, encoded by the coding sequence ATGAAAAAATTTGGTATTTTAGGAAAAAATATTTCGTATACTTTTTCTCCCGTTCTACATAAAAATATTTTTAAAGTTTATAATATTGATGCTGAGTATAATATTTATGATGTAAAAGAAAATGAGATTTCTGGTATCTTAAATAAAATAAAAACAAATGAAATTAATGGAATCAATGTTACTGTACCTTATAAAACAACTATAATAAAATATTTAGACGAGCTATCTCCAGAGGCTAAGATTATGAATGCTGTTAATTGCATAAAGCTAGAAGATGGAAAGTTAAAAGGATATAACACGGATTATTTTGGTTTAATTGAAACATTTAAAAAAATGGGATTACTTTTAAAAAATAAAAAAGTGGTTATTCTAGGAAGTGGTGGAGCTGCTAAAGCTGTTAACAGAGCTGTTTTAAATTTGGGTGGTATTCCTACTATAGTATCTAGAGATTTGGTTGAAGCTAGATTAGGATTTAAAGATATCTCTGTTATTTCATATAGTGATCTTTTGGAGACTTCAGGATTTTTACTTGTTAATGCTACCCCTATAGGTACTTTTCCAAATATTGAAAGCTCTCCTGTTGAAAGACGAGTTATTCAAAATTTTGACTTCGTATTAGATTTAATATATAATCCAAAAGAAACACTTTTTTTAAAGATTGCTAAACAATGTCTTAAAAAATTTGAAAATGGTTTTTATATGTTAGTTTCACAAGGGGTAAAATCTGAAGAGATTTGGAATGACTTAACTCTTGATTATAGTTTGATATATGAAAATCTAATCACAGAAATTTATAATAACCAGGAGGATTTTCAATCATGA
- a CDS encoding aryl-sulfate sulfotransferase N-terminal domain-containing protein gives MIKKEKIIVLVISAVIILTSLTILLKKDQIEQKFKSSKNLSSVYEANEKKRIEKRFNAKIKNDKLRGILNSLSIDKLEIANTIMENDKLVEFLNAPNIQEYIDNVDYEKAVENSKIAKSLKELELLSPELERYLKDELLQNNYAKSIQKLKDRPEVIKTRKRITKLLPIKSTKNTLENLSENELMKISEILSKSPITIEFVEKKDIRKYNLNQIVEISKTLYQIGKINPELAIEIEEMANGLNIRKAALYGDLYVKDEEFENIINKEYEKGNYTFENPFIKYNPYGRTPLSYGIKYNNKGVEDLIRVTVLGIGGMPNFSYIHKYNGYQMLPIVGLYPKKENVVLLEVLNPKSKTVLKSLKLKLKTFPVDDRLPAISIEKRVSGSIQPGFNLVSYNLKEEAIPFAFDSMGNMRYILKTGKDIRRARIEKIEPGIWDIKNDEDKFQLNILGKILGRIGREESKDKDENKKTKYLVRNNNLLTVTSYMDGSYPSALFSEYGLDSKEEVFRAVIYYDKDGADENIIQDGERVMLYEGDSEE, from the coding sequence GTGATAAAAAAAGAAAAAATAATTGTTTTAGTAATTTCTGCAGTTATTATTTTAACAAGCCTAACTATTCTGTTAAAAAAAGATCAAATAGAACAAAAATTTAAAAGTAGTAAAAACTTATCATCTGTTTATGAGGCAAATGAAAAGAAAAGAATTGAAAAAAGATTTAATGCAAAGATAAAGAATGATAAATTAAGGGGAATTTTAAACAGTTTATCAATAGACAAGTTAGAAATTGCAAATACAATAATGGAAAACGATAAGCTAGTTGAGTTTTTAAATGCACCAAATATTCAAGAATATATAGATAATGTCGATTATGAAAAAGCTGTAGAAAATTCAAAAATAGCTAAATCCTTAAAAGAGTTAGAATTATTGTCTCCAGAATTAGAGCGTTATTTAAAAGATGAATTATTGCAAAATAACTATGCAAAATCTATACAAAAATTAAAAGATAGACCTGAAGTTATAAAGACAAGAAAAAGAATAACTAAATTATTGCCTATAAAAAGTACTAAAAATACTCTTGAAAATCTTTCTGAAAATGAATTGATGAAAATTAGTGAAATATTATCGAAATCTCCAATCACTATAGAGTTTGTTGAAAAGAAAGATATAAGAAAATATAACTTGAATCAAATAGTTGAAATAAGCAAAACATTATATCAAATAGGAAAGATTAATCCTGAATTAGCAATAGAAATAGAAGAAATGGCAAATGGTTTAAATATTAGAAAGGCTGCTTTATATGGAGATTTATATGTAAAAGATGAAGAGTTTGAAAATATAATAAATAAAGAGTATGAAAAAGGAAACTATACTTTTGAAAACCCATTTATAAAATATAATCCTTATGGGAGAACACCTTTAAGTTATGGAATAAAATATAACAACAAAGGAGTGGAAGATTTAATTAGAGTAACAGTTTTAGGAATTGGTGGAATGCCTAATTTTTCATATATTCATAAATATAATGGCTATCAAATGCTACCAATTGTAGGACTATACCCTAAAAAAGAAAATGTAGTTTTATTAGAAGTTTTAAATCCAAAATCTAAAACGGTTTTAAAGAGCCTAAAACTTAAGTTAAAAACTTTTCCAGTAGATGATAGACTACCTGCTATCTCAATTGAAAAAAGGGTATCTGGAAGCATTCAGCCAGGTTTTAATTTGGTATCATATAATTTGAAAGAAGAGGCTATTCCATTTGCTTTCGACAGTATGGGTAATATGAGATATATTTTAAAAACAGGAAAAGATATAAGAAGAGCTCGAATTGAAAAAATAGAACCTGGAATTTGGGATATAAAAAATGATGAAGATAAGTTTCAATTAAATATTTTAGGAAAAATTTTAGGTAGAATTGGAAGAGAAGAGAGTAAGGATAAAGATGAAAATAAAAAAACGAAATATCTTGTTAGAAATAATAATTTATTGACAGTGACATCTTATATGGATGGATCGTATCCATCAGCCTTATTCTCAGAATACGGACTAGACTCTAAAGAGGAAGTTTTTAGAGCTGTTATATATTATGATAAAGATGGAGCTGATGAGAATATAATTCAAGATGGTGAAAGAGTTATGCTCTACGAAGGAGATAGTGAAGAATAA